From the genome of Pseudomonas yamanorum, one region includes:
- a CDS encoding nitrite/sulfite reductase, with translation MYVYDEYDQRIIEDRVKQFRDQTRRYLAGELSEEEFRPLRLQNGLYVQRFAPMLRVAVPYGQLTSRQTRMMAKIARDFDKGYAHISTRQNVQFNWPALEDVPDILAELATVQMHAIQTSGNCLRNVTTDQFAGVAADELIDPRPWCEIVRQWTTFHPEFAYLPRKFKIAINGSTSDRAAIEVHDIGLEPVHNAAGELGFRVLVGGGLGRTPVVGAFINEFLPWQDLLSYLDAILRVYNRYGRRDNKYKARIKILVKALTPEVFAQKVDAEMEHLRGGQTTLTEAEVHRVAKHFVDPDYKTLSNQDAALAELDQQHPGFARWRTRNTLAHKKPGYVAVTLSLKPTGVAPGDITDKQLDGVADLAERYSFGQLRTSHEQNIILADVEQSQLFTLWGELREQGFATPNIGLLTDIICCPGGDFCSLANAKSIPIAESIQRRFDDLDYLFDIGELDLNISGCMNACGHHHVGHIGILGVDKKGEEFYQVSLGGSASRDASLGKILGPSFAQEAMPDVIGKLIDVYVEQRTEDERFIDTYQRIGIDLFKERVYAANH, from the coding sequence ATGTACGTATACGACGAATACGATCAGCGCATCATCGAGGACCGCGTCAAGCAGTTCCGTGATCAGACCCGACGCTATCTGGCAGGTGAACTGAGCGAAGAAGAGTTCCGCCCTCTGCGCCTGCAAAATGGCCTTTATGTTCAGCGCTTTGCGCCGATGCTGCGGGTTGCCGTGCCTTATGGCCAACTGACTTCCCGTCAGACGCGCATGATGGCCAAGATTGCCCGCGACTTCGACAAGGGCTATGCCCACATCAGTACCCGCCAGAACGTGCAGTTCAACTGGCCGGCCCTGGAAGACGTGCCGGACATCCTGGCTGAATTGGCCACCGTGCAGATGCACGCCATTCAGACCAGTGGTAACTGCCTGCGCAACGTGACCACCGACCAATTCGCCGGCGTTGCCGCTGACGAGCTGATCGACCCACGCCCGTGGTGTGAGATCGTCCGTCAATGGACCACCTTCCACCCGGAATTCGCCTACCTGCCGCGCAAGTTCAAGATCGCCATCAATGGCTCGACCTCGGACCGCGCCGCCATCGAAGTGCACGATATCGGCCTGGAGCCGGTGCATAACGCCGCTGGCGAGTTGGGCTTCCGTGTGCTCGTCGGCGGTGGCCTCGGCCGTACGCCGGTGGTCGGCGCGTTCATCAACGAATTTCTGCCGTGGCAGGACCTGTTGAGCTACCTCGACGCGATCCTGCGGGTCTACAACCGCTACGGCCGTCGTGACAACAAGTACAAGGCCCGGATCAAGATCCTGGTAAAAGCGCTGACCCCTGAGGTGTTTGCCCAGAAGGTCGACGCCGAGATGGAACACTTGCGCGGCGGCCAGACCACCCTGACCGAAGCCGAAGTGCACCGCGTCGCCAAACACTTCGTCGATCCGGACTACAAGACCCTGAGCAATCAGGACGCCGCGTTGGCCGAGCTCGACCAGCAGCACCCGGGTTTCGCCCGCTGGCGCACCCGCAACACCCTGGCCCACAAAAAGCCGGGCTATGTGGCCGTGACCCTGTCGCTGAAACCTACCGGTGTTGCTCCGGGCGATATCACCGACAAGCAACTGGACGGTGTCGCCGACCTCGCCGAACGCTACAGCTTCGGCCAACTGCGCACCTCCCACGAGCAGAACATCATCCTCGCCGACGTCGAGCAGTCCCAACTGTTCACCCTATGGGGCGAGCTGCGCGAGCAGGGTTTTGCCACGCCGAACATCGGCCTGCTGACCGACATCATCTGCTGCCCGGGCGGCGATTTCTGCTCCCTGGCCAACGCCAAGTCGATCCCGATTGCCGAATCGATCCAGCGCCGTTTCGACGACCTGGATTACCTGTTCGACATCGGCGAACTGGACCTGAACATCTCCGGTTGCATGAACGCCTGTGGTCACCACCACGTCGGCCACATCGGCATCCTGGGCGTGGACAAGAAAGGCGAAGAATTCTACCAAGTGTCCCTGGGCGGCAGCGCCAGCCGCGATGCGAGCCTGGGCAAGATCCTCGGCCCGTCCTTCGCCCAGGAAGCCATGCCTGACGTGATCGGCAAGCTGATCGACGTATACGTTGAACAGCGCACCGAAGATGAGCGTTTCATCGACACCTACCAGCGCATCGGCATTGACCTGTTCAAGGAGCGCGTCTATGCAGCGAATCATTAA
- a CDS encoding ABC transporter substrate-binding protein, which yields MLKVLCKCLLVLSMPFWAIAQATSVVFLNPGNSTETFWVSYAQFMQAAARDLGLDLRVRYSERNPEATLVQAREALQGSERPDYLVLVNEQYIAPQILRLSQGSGVKLLIVNNALTADQTQLLDAGKYPNWIGSMVADDEQAGYLMLTQLLRLHGPVAPDQTLDLIAFSGAKTTPAAQLREQGLQRALADHPEVRLRQLVYGEWSRQRAFDQATQLFKRYPQTALVWSANDEMALGAMDALTGSGRTPGTDVLFSAVNSSPEALQARLEGRLSVLVAGHFTLGGWAMVVLHDDARGLGMAQYGGRERKLGLFRLIDPPQATRLLEMQGREDYGVDFRALSAQGKPATYRYPFSLQLLMP from the coding sequence ATGTTGAAGGTTCTCTGCAAGTGTTTGCTGGTGCTGAGCATGCCGTTCTGGGCCATCGCCCAGGCGACGTCGGTGGTGTTTCTCAACCCTGGCAATTCGACCGAGACCTTCTGGGTCAGCTACGCGCAATTCATGCAGGCCGCCGCCAGGGACCTCGGCCTGGATTTGCGTGTGCGCTATTCCGAGCGCAACCCTGAGGCCACGCTGGTGCAGGCCCGTGAAGCCCTGCAAGGCAGCGAGCGTCCGGACTACCTGGTGCTGGTCAACGAGCAGTACATCGCCCCACAGATCTTGCGCCTGTCCCAAGGCAGCGGGGTCAAGCTGCTGATTGTCAACAACGCGCTGACCGCGGACCAGACTCAACTGCTGGACGCGGGCAAATACCCCAACTGGATCGGCAGCATGGTCGCCGACGACGAGCAGGCGGGCTACTTGATGCTCACCCAGTTGTTGCGCCTGCATGGGCCTGTCGCCCCCGACCAAACCCTCGACCTGATCGCGTTCTCCGGAGCCAAGACCACTCCCGCCGCCCAACTGCGCGAGCAAGGTTTGCAGCGCGCCCTGGCGGATCATCCAGAGGTGCGCCTGCGCCAGTTGGTGTATGGCGAGTGGAGCCGCCAGCGCGCTTTCGACCAGGCCACGCAGTTATTCAAACGCTACCCGCAGACCGCACTGGTGTGGTCGGCCAACGATGAAATGGCGCTGGGGGCAATGGATGCACTCACAGGCAGTGGCCGCACGCCGGGCACGGACGTGTTGTTCAGCGCGGTCAACAGTTCGCCAGAAGCGTTGCAGGCGCGCCTTGAGGGACGCCTGAGTGTGCTGGTGGCTGGGCATTTCACCCTTGGCGGTTGGGCGATGGTGGTGCTGCATGACGATGCCCGGGGGCTGGGCATGGCGCAGTACGGTGGGCGCGAGCGTAAGCTCGGGCTCTTTCGATTGATTGATCCGCCACAAGCCACGCGCCTTTTAGAGATGCAGGGGCGCGAGGACTACGGCGTCGATTTTCGCGCGCTGTCAGCCCAGGGCAAGCCCGCCACCTATCGCTACCCGTTCAGCCTGCAACTGCTGATGCCTTGA
- a CDS encoding DUF2970 domain-containing protein has product MDDSNNKPPTFWQMLHSVMAAAFGVQSGKNRARDFTHGKPSHFVILGIVFTAVFALTLFGIVKLVLHLAGV; this is encoded by the coding sequence ATGGACGATTCCAACAACAAGCCGCCGACTTTCTGGCAGATGCTTCACAGCGTGATGGCAGCCGCCTTCGGGGTGCAGAGCGGGAAGAATCGCGCCCGCGACTTTACCCATGGCAAGCCCAGCCACTTTGTCATCCTGGGTATTGTGTTTACCGCTGTGTTTGCCTTGACCCTGTTTGGCATCGTCAAGCTGGTGCTGCACTTGGCCGGTGTTTGA